From the genome of Vibrio gangliei, one region includes:
- a CDS encoding DUF1441 family protein — translation MSDVTPISGVNDWSISRMAEALGMSRNTVSKRLRESGVRPSRKEKGSFVYALKDAMPALYKADIPQNLGLNNPDEMPPESRKAWFQSENERIKLEREIGNLLDSSEVAREFSLMAKAVIQVLDTLPDVLERDCGLTPHQVSKVQGSIDDLRDQMAMRAAVIDDDEDGEEC, via the coding sequence TTGAGCGATGTAACTCCCATCTCTGGTGTGAACGATTGGTCTATTTCACGCATGGCCGAGGCTCTGGGAATGAGCCGGAATACTGTATCAAAGCGTTTACGTGAATCAGGCGTTAGACCATCAAGGAAAGAAAAAGGCAGTTTTGTTTATGCATTAAAAGATGCAATGCCAGCGCTTTATAAAGCCGATATCCCTCAGAATCTTGGCCTAAATAATCCTGATGAAATGCCACCAGAGTCTCGTAAGGCTTGGTTTCAATCTGAAAATGAACGAATCAAATTAGAACGTGAGATTGGAAACTTACTAGATAGCAGTGAGGTGGCTCGTGAGTTTTCTTTAATGGCAAAAGCGGTCATTCAAGTATTGGATACGTTGCCTGATGTACTTGAGCGTGACTGCGGTTTAACGCCACACCAAGTGTCGAAAGTTCAAGGTTCAATTGATGACTTACGCGATCAAATGGCAATGCGTGCTGCAGTAATAGACGATGATGAGGATGGTGAAGAATGTTAG
- a CDS encoding HP1 family phage holin translates to MDKTVTTSSYVASVSTAVGGLFTLSDVALALGITSTVILFVMQVRLNRKKAEQIALDEERSERLKAQNDEFHKARMEAIHKSKDNNVEDIIFVKGTPEPYETPRGLNSREN, encoded by the coding sequence ATGGATAAAACAGTTACCACTTCTAGTTATGTTGCGAGTGTGTCCACTGCTGTAGGCGGATTGTTCACCTTGTCTGATGTTGCGCTAGCGCTTGGTATTACCTCTACTGTTATTTTATTTGTTATGCAGGTTCGCCTTAATCGTAAAAAGGCAGAGCAGATAGCCTTAGACGAAGAAAGATCTGAAAGGCTAAAAGCTCAAAATGATGAGTTTCATAAAGCAAGAATGGAAGCGATACATAAGTCAAAAGATAATAACGTTGAAGATATTATTTTTGTAAAAGGTACTCCTGAGCCATATGAAACACCACGGGGACTGAACTCGCGGGAAAACTGA
- a CDS encoding PDDEXK family nuclease gives MSKLEALLLHHIKAFKLEEPVAEYRFHETRKWRFDFAYPDRQIAIEVEGGTWANGRHTRGKGYEQDCEKYNTAALRGWTVLRFTSGMITSLKAINMIEEALNA, from the coding sequence ATGAGTAAGTTAGAGGCATTATTACTTCATCACATTAAAGCTTTTAAATTGGAAGAGCCGGTTGCTGAGTATCGATTCCATGAAACCCGTAAGTGGCGATTTGATTTTGCTTACCCGGATCGACAAATCGCGATTGAAGTGGAAGGCGGTACTTGGGCGAATGGTCGCCACACTCGCGGTAAAGGTTATGAACAAGATTGTGAGAAATACAATACAGCTGCTTTACGTGGTTGGACGGTTCTTCGTTTTACTAGCGGAATGATCACCAGTTTGAAAGCAATCAATATGATAGAGGAAGCATTGAATGCCTAA
- a CDS encoding phage terminase large subunit family protein has translation MLASAADIRRDVSNLFKAPNRMPVAEAVAKYMRVPIGGGNSVSWDAGITPYIVEPMNCLNSREYDAVIFVGPARTGKTVGLVDGWTAYNIVCDPSDMLIVQLTEEKAREYSRKRLERMFRVSPAVNERLSLRSNDNNVHDKVFKAGNYLKIGWPSVNIMSSSDYRFVAITDYDRWEDSIGGEGDGFSLGSKRTTTFMSSGMTLAESSPGKDVVDLKWRPTSEHEAPPCTGILSLYNRGDRRKWYWICPNCHDAFRPELDNMVGYQDIDDPVTASEAAKIGCPHCQHQVEANQKRQLNGNGVWLKDGQTWNKELQRVEGEGRRSRVASFWMEGPAAGYQSWQQLIYKLLSAEQEYDRTGSEETLRTVINTDWGRPYLPKAANDQRQSEELMARAERWERKTIPEGVRFLVAAVDVQGGKNRRFVCQVKGYGENGEKWVIDRFNIRSSKRHDEDGVAQQIDPAGYPEDWHQLVEEVLFKSYPLADGSDRVMQVMALAVDHGGEDGVSNNAYAFWRWCRVNRLHKRVYLFKGDSTKRQKIITKSYPDNTGRGDRHANARGDVPLYLLQTDQLKDRVTNSLKRETPGPNYVHFPRWLGEWFYDELTYEERGADGKWRKPGKGANEAFDLMVYCDAITILRGYDKMNWDSPKAWATDWASNPYVFNHDSVPEFIEEESSPKQQVNKKTQVETRQTTVQTSDWVNGGNTGGSSGWL, from the coding sequence ATGTTAGCCAGTGCTGCAGATATCCGCCGAGATGTATCGAATTTATTTAAAGCGCCAAATAGAATGCCGGTTGCAGAAGCAGTAGCAAAATATATGCGCGTTCCTATTGGTGGAGGCAACTCCGTCAGCTGGGATGCAGGCATAACACCCTATATTGTTGAGCCCATGAATTGCTTAAACAGTCGTGAATATGATGCAGTGATATTTGTAGGCCCAGCTCGAACGGGTAAGACAGTTGGATTAGTCGATGGATGGACAGCGTATAACATTGTTTGCGATCCATCAGATATGTTGATTGTTCAACTTACAGAAGAAAAAGCCCGAGAATATTCACGAAAACGACTAGAGCGAATGTTCCGAGTTTCACCGGCTGTCAATGAACGATTAAGTCTACGTTCTAATGATAATAATGTTCACGATAAAGTTTTTAAGGCTGGCAATTATTTAAAAATTGGCTGGCCATCTGTCAACATCATGTCTTCTTCTGATTATCGATTCGTAGCGATTACTGATTATGACCGATGGGAAGACAGCATTGGCGGGGAAGGTGATGGTTTCTCGCTGGGCTCTAAGCGTACGACTACGTTTATGAGTTCTGGTATGACGCTTGCTGAATCTTCGCCTGGTAAAGATGTGGTTGATCTTAAGTGGCGACCAACATCTGAACATGAAGCGCCACCTTGTACTGGCATTTTGTCATTGTATAACCGAGGCGACCGCCGGAAATGGTATTGGATATGTCCAAATTGCCATGACGCTTTCCGCCCCGAACTAGACAATATGGTTGGTTACCAAGATATTGATGATCCAGTCACAGCAAGTGAAGCTGCAAAAATAGGTTGCCCTCATTGCCAACATCAAGTTGAGGCGAATCAAAAGCGTCAATTAAATGGCAATGGCGTCTGGCTTAAAGATGGTCAGACTTGGAATAAAGAACTCCAGAGAGTAGAAGGTGAAGGCCGTCGCTCGCGAGTTGCTTCATTTTGGATGGAAGGGCCAGCAGCTGGTTACCAAAGTTGGCAGCAACTTATTTATAAATTATTAAGTGCTGAGCAAGAATATGATCGTACGGGTAGTGAAGAAACATTAAGAACGGTTATCAATACAGACTGGGGTCGTCCTTATCTGCCAAAAGCCGCAAATGATCAACGTCAAAGTGAAGAGCTTATGGCTCGTGCTGAACGGTGGGAACGTAAAACGATACCGGAAGGTGTTCGGTTTCTGGTTGCCGCTGTTGATGTTCAGGGTGGGAAGAATCGACGCTTTGTTTGTCAGGTAAAAGGCTATGGTGAGAATGGTGAAAAATGGGTCATTGACCGTTTTAATATTCGATCGAGTAAACGACACGATGAAGATGGTGTTGCTCAACAAATTGATCCCGCTGGATATCCAGAAGATTGGCATCAACTGGTCGAAGAGGTCTTATTTAAAAGCTATCCATTAGCCGATGGTTCTGATCGTGTCATGCAGGTTATGGCGCTGGCAGTCGATCATGGTGGTGAAGATGGTGTATCCAATAATGCTTATGCGTTTTGGCGTTGGTGCCGAGTAAACCGATTACATAAACGTGTGTATTTATTTAAAGGTGACTCAACCAAGAGGCAAAAGATTATCACCAAAAGTTACCCAGATAACACAGGGCGAGGTGATCGGCATGCGAATGCCCGTGGTGATGTTCCTCTTTACTTGCTCCAAACAGACCAACTTAAAGATAGAGTAACCAATTCATTAAAACGTGAAACTCCAGGACCTAACTATGTTCATTTTCCACGATGGCTAGGTGAATGGTTCTATGATGAGTTGACCTATGAAGAACGTGGTGCTGACGGTAAATGGCGTAAACCCGGTAAGGGTGCAAATGAAGCCTTCGACTTGATGGTGTATTGCGATGCGATCACTATTTTACGTGGCTACGACAAGATGAATTGGGATTCACCAAAAGCGTGGGCGACAGACTGGGCAAGTAATCCATATGTATTCAATCATGATAGTGTGCCTGAGTTTATCGAAGAGGAATCTTCACCGAAGCAACAAGTAAACAAGAAAACACAAGTAGAAACTCGACAAACGACAGTCCAAACCAGTGATTGGGTTAATGGCGGAAATACTGGAGGTAGTAGCGGATGGCTTTAA
- a CDS encoding antiterminator Q family protein, whose translation MRNLDSVREILYRWGVWSRSRTGVEWYSQSAGMNNVLPVEPDYRPTLCDDDGLIIDQIIASMSQNGLPLMESEVLLHFHYGLSFREIARRKRTNDVRVRILINQAVFYVSGSLVWSGTKLACDNELCEVHQ comes from the coding sequence ATGCGCAATTTAGATTCTGTTCGTGAAATTCTTTATCGTTGGGGTGTCTGGAGCCGCAGCCGCACTGGTGTGGAGTGGTATTCTCAATCTGCCGGTATGAATAATGTTCTACCTGTTGAGCCTGATTATCGACCGACTCTTTGTGATGACGATGGATTGATTATTGATCAGATTATCGCATCGATGAGCCAGAATGGTTTGCCGTTAATGGAAAGTGAAGTATTGCTGCATTTTCACTATGGTTTATCTTTTCGTGAGATTGCTAGGCGTAAGCGTACTAATGATGTGCGTGTGAGAATTTTGATTAATCAGGCCGTGTTTTATGTCTCTGGTTCTTTGGTTTGGAGTGGCACTAAACTAGCCTGTGATAATGAGTTATGTGAAGTTCATCAATAA
- a CDS encoding KilA-N domain-containing protein has product MTGLSIFNQSIRIQNNLYSLNDLHQAAGGQNKHSPRYWTNNAQTLDLIAEIEKDGIPSIQKRPRKGTWVCKELVYAYAMWISAKFHLQVIRAFDAMANQQYSYPAIEKKGPIDEMNFIHQRWLVVVEKGVITNKRALSHDENLFNRRHFINYFNEPCVGFDQLDELLELSRAVNERIVKLARY; this is encoded by the coding sequence ATGACTGGTTTATCAATCTTCAATCAATCTATTCGAATTCAAAATAATCTCTATTCTTTAAATGATCTTCATCAAGCGGCTGGAGGGCAAAATAAACATAGCCCTCGCTACTGGACTAATAACGCACAAACATTAGATCTTATTGCTGAAATTGAAAAAGACGGAATTCCGTCTATTCAGAAAAGACCTCGCAAAGGCACATGGGTGTGCAAAGAGTTGGTCTATGCTTATGCCATGTGGATCAGTGCTAAGTTTCATCTTCAAGTCATTCGCGCGTTCGATGCGATGGCAAATCAACAATATTCCTATCCTGCAATAGAGAAAAAAGGTCCCATTGATGAAATGAATTTTATTCATCAACGTTGGCTGGTGGTAGTGGAAAAAGGTGTGATCACCAATAAGCGAGCCCTTAGTCATGATGAGAACCTATTCAACCGTAGACACTTCATCAATTACTTTAACGAACCGTGTGTTGGGTTTGATCAACTAGATGAATTATTAGAGTTATCACGGGCGGTTAATGAAAGGATTGTTAAGTTGGCTCGCTATTAA
- a CDS encoding DUF968 domain-containing protein — MLVLKPFIQHDLGLVMLKPGKSLLDELTRMSDGNRLLISALPKELVNVPSGKVNLPEFPDSSKSSLVDDERLLEFFLHADVQKRLGSFYHWLEGIPHCQMSDGDYCDKNLTLLDCKHGAVRLCWHHDNQERMNLSEQARNVAKSNVLVWGVGAVSRSLGFATGHALTLPEFCWWAVREGVYAHLPQSVVDQMFGIKPKRKGNTLTSKREHDPRFELDGKEMLSNRAQQVKLLIDDNPPAMHMKRPKQLTWHSEKYLKFVRSLPCVVTGSNGTDSDPIVAHHLIGHGEGKMGGKAHDLFTMPMLASVHQEFHHDPKAWEAKHGSQLFFVKQTLKRALELGVII; from the coding sequence TTGTTAGTTCTAAAGCCTTTCATTCAACATGATCTTGGTTTGGTGATGCTAAAGCCGGGTAAATCGCTGCTCGATGAGTTAACCCGCATGAGTGACGGTAACCGGCTGCTTATTTCTGCTTTGCCTAAAGAGCTGGTTAATGTGCCAAGTGGCAAAGTGAACCTACCGGAATTTCCGGATAGTTCAAAATCATCGCTGGTGGATGATGAGCGGTTACTCGAATTCTTTCTTCATGCTGATGTTCAAAAGCGCTTGGGTAGTTTCTATCATTGGCTTGAGGGCATTCCTCATTGCCAGATGTCGGATGGAGATTACTGCGATAAAAATCTTACGCTTTTAGATTGTAAACATGGCGCAGTTCGCTTGTGTTGGCACCACGATAACCAAGAGAGAATGAATTTAAGTGAGCAAGCGAGAAATGTGGCTAAAAGTAATGTGCTTGTTTGGGGTGTGGGCGCTGTATCACGTAGTCTTGGCTTTGCTACTGGCCATGCATTAACGTTACCTGAGTTTTGCTGGTGGGCGGTAAGAGAGGGAGTATATGCGCATTTGCCTCAGAGTGTGGTCGATCAGATGTTTGGTATTAAACCGAAGAGGAAAGGCAACACACTAACAAGTAAGCGAGAACATGATCCACGCTTTGAATTAGACGGTAAAGAAATGCTTTCAAATCGAGCGCAACAAGTGAAGTTGCTCATCGATGATAATCCACCAGCCATGCACATGAAAAGGCCAAAACAATTAACCTGGCATAGTGAGAAGTATTTGAAGTTCGTCCGTTCGTTGCCTTGTGTGGTAACCGGCAGTAATGGTACCGACTCAGATCCAATCGTAGCGCATCACTTAATAGGCCACGGTGAAGGTAAGATGGGCGGTAAAGCGCATGACTTGTTTACCATGCCGATGTTGGCCAGTGTCCACCAAGAGTTTCACCACGACCCGAAAGCATGGGAAGCCAAGCACGGATCGCAGTTGTTTTTTGTGAAGCAAACGCTTAAGAGGGCGTTGGAATTGGGGGTAATAATCTAG
- a CDS encoding lysis system i-spanin subunit Rz has product MLSNGYIKSVGIILVAILILTVFIQHEKNEQLRSKLDDALVAVTAAQGNVAKMQEQNEKMAKQYVKQQKEYEDAQAEVSQLKRDLADNSKRLRIKATCDQPVSAKSSASSLDDERTAELTRDSERTYIRLRNQITTITAQINGLRSYIEALPRECVAK; this is encoded by the coding sequence ATGCTCAGTAATGGTTATATCAAAAGTGTTGGCATTATCCTCGTTGCCATCCTGATCCTGACGGTGTTTATTCAGCATGAAAAGAATGAGCAGCTTAGGTCCAAACTGGACGATGCGCTTGTTGCTGTCACTGCGGCTCAAGGAAATGTTGCCAAGATGCAAGAGCAGAACGAGAAGATGGCAAAGCAGTACGTTAAGCAGCAAAAGGAATACGAAGATGCACAAGCCGAAGTGTCTCAGCTTAAGCGCGATCTTGCTGATAACTCTAAGCGGCTGCGCATCAAAGCCACTTGTGATCAGCCAGTGTCCGCAAAGTCCAGCGCCTCCAGCTTGGATGATGAGCGAACCGCCGAACTTACAAGAGACTCTGAGCGAACTTATATTCGTCTCAGAAACCAAATCACAACCATCACAGCTCAAATAAATGGGCTGAGGTCATATATTGAAGCGCTTCCCCGTGAGTGTGTCGCCAAATAA
- a CDS encoding phage antirepressor KilAC domain-containing protein — MFELSANTEMTMSSREIAELTQKQHGHVKRDIEKMRDELNLPNLDSSIFTHNGNEYTQYHLNRDLTLTLVSGYSTKLRYSIVKRWDELESQAKPQVPQTFADALLLAANQAKELEEKNKALELAAPKAEFVDRYVESTGLMTFRQVAKQLEIKEPTFRSFLVAIGAMYQLSGSWSAYQKHIDAGRFKVRQGEKNGHAYVTTKFTPKGVEWVARRWNEFRQAAA, encoded by the coding sequence ATGTTTGAGTTAAGCGCTAATACTGAAATGACAATGAGCAGCCGTGAGATTGCGGAGTTGACGCAAAAACAACACGGCCATGTGAAACGAGATATTGAGAAAATGAGGGATGAGTTGAACCTTCCAAATTTGGATAGTTCGATTTTTACTCACAATGGCAATGAATACACTCAATACCATTTGAATCGAGATTTAACATTAACGCTGGTTTCTGGTTATAGCACCAAATTGAGATATTCAATTGTGAAAAGATGGGACGAATTGGAGTCTCAAGCAAAACCCCAAGTTCCCCAAACATTCGCCGATGCTTTGCTTTTAGCGGCTAACCAAGCCAAGGAACTGGAAGAAAAGAATAAGGCGTTAGAACTGGCAGCACCAAAGGCTGAGTTTGTCGATCGGTATGTTGAAAGCACTGGCTTAATGACATTCCGCCAGGTAGCTAAACAATTAGAGATTAAAGAGCCAACTTTCCGATCTTTCTTGGTAGCGATTGGTGCGATGTATCAGCTTAGTGGTAGTTGGTCTGCTTATCAAAAACATATTGATGCAGGTCGCTTTAAAGTGCGCCAAGGCGAGAAGAATGGTCATGCTTATGTGACAACAAAGTTTACCCCTAAAGGCGTTGAGTGGGTTGCTCGTCGCTGGAATGAATTTCGACAGGCGGCAGCATGA
- a CDS encoding phage portal protein, with translation MNFLDKAIAPFAPSWAANRARARAQIKMYEAVMPSRLQKAKREGRSADNALGGAGQSLREQARWLDENHDLVIGLLDKLEDRVIGADGIMVEPQPLNKDGTVNKELGDQIRRRWASWSLKPEVTGIFSRPEMERLVMRTALRDGECFGQQVIGRIPGLVHPNSNGTAYSIETLEPDFIPFNLNEVGKGIKQGIKHNGWGQPIEYYKLYDHPGNATGIRFKTKAVPKERMLHLAFRRRLHQVRGVSILHGVITRLSDIKDYEEAERVAARIAAALGFYIKKGEGALYDEDPSTNDAPRKVDIAPGMIFDDLRPGEDLGMVESNRPNVHLSEFRNGQIRMVAAGTRSGYSSVARDYNGTYSAQRQELVESWDGITVLQQWFIAHWSRPVFRQWLQMELLNGLEVPEEVDQSTLYDAVYLGPIMPWIDPVKEVNAWKERVKGGGASHAQWIRAGGKNPQEVFRQIIAERKFFEENGLYFDTTSGDESEESSTGIDDADGDGSTNANSQE, from the coding sequence ATGAATTTCTTAGATAAAGCGATTGCACCTTTTGCACCTTCTTGGGCTGCAAATCGAGCTCGTGCTCGTGCTCAAATAAAAATGTATGAAGCTGTGATGCCGTCACGTTTACAAAAGGCGAAGCGTGAAGGAAGAAGTGCTGATAATGCATTAGGTGGTGCAGGTCAAAGCCTACGAGAACAAGCCCGATGGCTAGACGAAAACCATGATTTGGTTATTGGATTACTTGATAAGTTAGAAGATCGGGTAATTGGTGCTGATGGCATAATGGTTGAACCGCAACCTTTGAATAAAGATGGCACGGTTAACAAAGAGCTTGGTGATCAAATTCGCCGTCGTTGGGCATCTTGGTCACTAAAGCCGGAAGTGACAGGCATATTCTCAAGGCCTGAAATGGAACGCTTGGTCATGAGAACTGCGTTACGTGATGGTGAGTGTTTTGGCCAGCAAGTGATTGGAAGAATCCCTGGCTTAGTTCATCCAAATTCAAACGGTACTGCTTATTCTATTGAAACATTAGAACCTGATTTTATCCCATTTAATTTAAATGAAGTCGGGAAAGGCATTAAACAAGGGATTAAGCATAATGGTTGGGGGCAACCAATAGAGTATTACAAACTTTATGATCATCCGGGTAATGCAACCGGCATTCGGTTTAAAACCAAAGCAGTCCCCAAGGAACGAATGTTACATCTCGCATTTAGACGCCGCCTACATCAAGTACGCGGCGTTTCTATTTTACACGGAGTAATAACTCGTCTTTCTGATATTAAGGACTATGAAGAGGCAGAACGAGTCGCTGCTCGTATCGCTGCCGCTTTAGGTTTCTATATCAAAAAAGGTGAAGGTGCACTTTACGATGAAGATCCTTCAACCAATGACGCGCCACGAAAAGTAGATATTGCCCCTGGGATGATTTTTGACGACTTACGTCCAGGTGAAGATTTAGGGATGGTGGAATCAAACCGCCCAAACGTTCATTTATCTGAATTTAGAAACGGTCAGATTCGTATGGTTGCTGCAGGTACCCGATCGGGTTACTCCAGTGTGGCTCGTGATTATAACGGAACCTATTCAGCACAGCGCCAAGAGTTGGTTGAAAGTTGGGACGGTATTACTGTTCTGCAGCAATGGTTTATTGCTCATTGGTCGCGCCCTGTTTTTCGTCAATGGTTACAAATGGAGCTGCTAAATGGCTTAGAGGTTCCTGAAGAAGTAGACCAAAGCACTTTATATGATGCGGTTTACTTGGGGCCGATCATGCCTTGGATTGATCCTGTTAAAGAAGTGAATGCTTGGAAAGAACGGGTCAAAGGTGGCGGAGCAAGTCATGCGCAGTGGATCCGTGCTGGTGGTAAAAACCCACAGGAAGTATTCCGCCAAATCATTGCAGAACGAAAGTTCTTTGAAGAAAACGGTCTTTATTTCGACACAACATCAGGAGACGAAAGTGAAGAAAGCTCAACTGGCATTGATGATGCCGATGGCGATGGCAGCACAAACGCCAACAGCCAAGAATAA
- a CDS encoding lysozyme, with the protein MQISKRVMAAISAAALSIATSMVIELEGVEHEPYYDVAGVLTVCYGHTGSDIIKDKVYSESECQALLDDDLFRIASEIDPHITTNISVTQRAAFYSFAYNVGSGAFNRSTLLKKLNANDIDGACNELHRWIYAGGKKWKGLMNRREIEEAVCSYAQ; encoded by the coding sequence GTGCAGATATCAAAACGTGTGATGGCTGCTATCTCTGCGGCTGCGCTTTCTATTGCTACTTCTATGGTGATCGAGCTAGAAGGTGTTGAGCATGAACCTTACTATGATGTCGCTGGTGTTTTAACGGTGTGCTATGGGCATACGGGCTCAGACATTATTAAAGATAAGGTTTACTCTGAGTCTGAATGCCAAGCTTTACTGGATGATGATTTGTTTCGTATCGCCTCTGAAATTGACCCACATATCACAACTAATATCTCTGTCACTCAACGTGCTGCATTTTATTCATTTGCCTATAACGTTGGATCTGGTGCGTTTAATCGTTCAACTCTTCTTAAGAAACTTAATGCTAATGATATCGATGGCGCTTGTAATGAGCTTCACCGGTGGATTTATGCTGGAGGTAAGAAGTGGAAGGGTTTGATGAACCGACGTGAAATTGAAGAGGCTGTGTGCAGTTATGCTCAGTAA
- a CDS encoding DUF4406 domain-containing protein, giving the protein MPKKIYLAGPMTGLPDFNKPAFIAKASELEQEGHIVLNPAVLPEGMKWEEYMYICIPMVSVADEIYMLKGWEESKGASIEHKEALAQGKSVVYEV; this is encoded by the coding sequence ATGCCTAAAAAGATTTATTTAGCGGGACCAATGACGGGTTTGCCTGATTTCAATAAACCTGCGTTTATCGCTAAAGCGAGTGAGTTAGAACAAGAGGGCCATATTGTTCTTAACCCTGCCGTATTACCGGAAGGCATGAAGTGGGAAGAGTATATGTACATTTGCATTCCAATGGTGTCGGTTGCGGATGAAATCTACATGCTGAAAGGTTGGGAAGAATCCAAAGGCGCAAGCATCGAGCATAAAGAGGCGTTGGCGCAAGGGAAGTCGGTGGTTTATGAGGTGTGA